The stretch of DNA TAAGCCCCGGCTTGTTCCAGTTCCTTCATCTGGCGGAAGAGTTGGAGCGCTTCCTCCACCGTTTTTCCGACCGCGCGGTATCCTGTCCACGTGACATGCCTCGGCACGAGGCCGAGGTGTCCCACCACCGGCAGTCCTTCACGCGCCATGGCTTCGATGATGCGGGGGCTGGCGGAGCAATACACGGAGCTGGCGCCGAGTTCGAGGGCGCGGAATCCTACGCGAATGGCCTCTTCGGCCGAAGCCAGCCCGTGGGGAGTGGCGGCGCTGATGAAACTCTGAGGCGCTGCTTCCACGAGTTTCGGAAGGCGGGCTTGAGCTTCAGGGGAATCAAAACTGCAACTCATCAAATCGACGCCCGCTTCCTCCGCGGCCGCTGCTTCCTCGGGCGATTTGACATGAATATGCGTGAGGCATCGGCGGCCTTTGAATTGGCGCAGGTCATGGACGGTGTATTTTTTTCGAGGACGGAGCATGCGGTGGAGCATGAGCGAGC from Verrucomicrobiota bacterium encodes:
- a CDS encoding ketopantoate hydroxymethyltransferase, with protein sequence MLRPRKKYTVHDLRQFKGRRCLTHIHVKSPEEAAAAEEAGVDLMSCSFDSPEAQARLPKLVEAAPQSFISAATPHGLASAEEAIRVGFRALELGASSVYCSASPRIIEAMAREGLPVVGHLGLVPRHVTWTGYRAVGKTVEEALQLFRQMKELEQAGAYAAELEVVPQNLARELCRNTSMLLMSLGSGSGCDTQFLFSDDLLGDYDERPPRHAKAYRHFAEEYRRLQRERVAAFKEYIADVQEGRFPERSHCVEMNPALLATVCQSWGESGRASSGKVRPHSMPSLRGGVSSET